The Vulcanimicrobium alpinum sequence GCCGCGCGTCGCCAACCGCTCCGGCGAAAGCCCGGTGACGTCGGCGCCGCCGATCCGGACGCGGCCGGCTTTGGGCGGGATCAGCCCGGTGATCGACCCGACCAGCGTCGTCTTCCCGGCGCCGTTGGGACCGACGATCGCGACGGTCTCGCCGCGTTCGACCCGCAGGCTCACGTCCCACAGCACCTGCACGCGGCCGCGCAGCGTCGAAAGATGCTCGATCTCGAGCGCGGGCTCTCCATCGCTCACGGCGTCACCCTCGCTTCGCCGCCGCGATCGCCCGCCGGCGCCTCCAATTCGTCGCCGAGATACGCGTCGATCACGAGCGGAGCGGAGGCGACGGCGTCGGGTGCTCCCTCGGCGATCTTGCGTCCGTGGTCGAGCACCACGACGCGATCGGCGACGGCGAGGAGTTCGCCGACGGCGTGCTCGACGAGCAGCACCGCGACGCCGTCGGCGCGCGCGCGGCGGATCGACGCGATCACGGCGTCGACTTCGTCAGGGTTGAGCCCCGAGAGCGGCTCGTCGAGCAGCAGCACCGTCGGCTCGACCGCGAGCGCGCGCGCGAGTTCGAGCAGACGCTCTTCGCCGAACGCGAGCGATTCGGTCGCGCGCGACGCCATCGCGCCGATCCCGGCGCGCTCGAGAACGGCGTCGGCCCGTTCGCGCACCTCCGCTTCGGCGCGGCGGCGCGCCCGCAGCCCGAGGCCGCAGGGGATCAGCTCGCGCGCGGGCAGCGGCGGATACGCGCCGCCGAACGCGCGCGCGGCGAGCGCGACCTCGACCGATTCGCGCACCGTGAGCCCCCAGAACATCACCGGCGTCTGGAACGTGCGCGTGACGCCGCAGGCCGCGACCGCGTGCACCGGCTTCCCGTTCAGCGGGATCTCCCCGAGCATGACGCTCCCCGACGTGGGACGCTGGACGCCGCTGATGACGTTGAAGAGCGTCGTCTTCCCCGCACCGTTGGGCCCCATGACGCCGAGCACTTCGCCGCTGCGCGCGGTGAACGAAACGCCGTCGACGGCGAGGACGCCGCCGAAGCGCATCGAGACGTCGCGCACCTCGAGCGTGCTCACGCGCGGCGCACCGCGCGCCCGAGCAGTCCTTGCGGCCGCACGACGAGCACGAGCACGAGGATCAGAAATCCGACGCCCTCTTCCCAGCCGGTCGAGAGCAGGCCGCCGGCGACCTTCACCACGATGCCGAGCACGAAGCCGCCGACGAGCGCGCCCGGCAGGCTTTCGAGGCCGCCGAGCACCGCGGCGACGAAGCCGGCGAGACCGAGCGTGAGCCCCATGTCGTAGGTCGCGCTGGTGATCGGTGCGATCACCACCCCGCCGAGTCCGCCGATCGCGGCGGCCGCCACGAAACTCCATAGCGCGAACGTGCGCAGGGGGATCCCGAACGTCGACGCAATCGGCGGGTTCGCGACCGCGGCGCGCACCGCGGTTCCGGTGTACGTGCGGCGAAAGAACACGTAGAGCGCCGCGAAGACGACGACGTCGGTGCCGAACACCCACGACGCCTGCGGCGGGAGGACGCCGCCGAAGATCGTGAGTGCGGTGCCGCCGGTGAACGGCGTGAGGCTCAGCGGGTTGGTCCCCCACACGAAGAGCGCGAGCCCGCGCAGCGCGACGTCGAGGCCGAGCGTGATGAAGATCAGGGTGACGCCGGTCGAGGCGCGTGCGGGCCGGATCGCGGCGAGATAGCAGATCCCGCCGACCGCCGCGGCGACGGCGACCGCCAGCGCGGTTGCGGCGAACACCGGCATCCCCGCCGTCGCGAGCGACGACGCCGTCATCGCGCCGATCATCGCGAATTCGCCTTGCGCGAAGTTGATCAATCCGGTGACCTGATAGATGAGCACGAAGCCGGCCGCGATCAGCGCGTAGATCGCACCGACCTCGATCCCGGCGAGCACGTATTGCCACACCTGCGCGGTCACGCGCGCGCCGCCTCGCCGCGCGCGCCCGCGATCCCGCGCGGGAGCAGGATCAGCATCGCGATCAGGATCGCGCCAAGGAAAAACGATTGGAAGTCGCCGCGCGCGTTCGGCAGCACGATCGGGACGAACGTCTGCAGCACCTGACCGAGCACGACGACGAGGGCCGCACCAATCACCGCACCCCACAAACTGCGGATCCCGCCGATGACGGACATCAGTACGAAGTTCACCGAGAGCAGGAAGCTGAACGACGACGGATCGATGTACGAGGCCTGCGAGGCGTAGATCGCGCCGGCGATCCCGGCATACGCCGCGCTCAGGACGAACGTCTGGCGCTTGAGCCGTTCCGCGTCGACGCCGAGCGCTTCGGCGCCGAGTTCACCGGCGGAGATCGCGACCAGCGACCGTCCGAAACTCGAGCGCACCAGATTCCCGGCGAACCAGATCCCGATCGCCAGCATCGACCACGCCAAGATCGCGTAGGCGCGCTGGTCGAAGGCGAACGCGCCGATCGCGAATCCCGGGATGTCCTTGAACCCCGACGACCCGCCGATGAACTCCCACTCGTTGAAGACGACGTTGATGACGATGCCGAGCGCCAGCGTCGCGAGCGCCAGAAGGTTCTCACGCAAACGCAGCGCGACGAAGCTCAGCGCATAGGCGATCAGTGCTGCGAGCAGCGCGCCGCCGATCATCCCGAGCCACGGTGTCAGATGCGCTTTCACGGCCAGCGCCGCCGATGTATACGCGCCGATCCCGAAGAACGCCGCCTGGCCGAGCGAGACCTGTCCGGCATACCCCATGAACAGGTTGAGCCCGATCGTCACCAGCGCGTAGAGCCCGATCTGCGTCAGCAGTCCGGTGTAGTACGACGGCAGTACCCAGACCAGCGCGGCGACGACGGCGAGCACGGCCAGCGCACTGCGGCCGTAGGCGTGGGAGGGGCGGAGCAGCATCTCTCCGCCGCCTCTCTCTGGAACCGCACGTCAAACCCTGCCGGATCGCAATCCGGCGGGACGTTACGCGATGCCGTTCCGGATCGCGTAGATCGCCGCTTGGGTCCGCGCGGTGATTTGCAGCTTCGAGAAGATGCGGCTGATGTGGTTCTTCACCGTCTTCTCGGAGAGGCAGAGCCGGTCGCCGATCTCCTTGTTCGAGAGTCCGCCCGCGATGAGGCGGATGATCTCGCTCTCGCGCAGCGAGAGTTCGTCCTCGGCGGGACGCTCCGACTTGAGCCGCCGCAGCAGCCCGCCGGCGACGCGCGCGTCAAAGTACGTTTCACCGCGAGCGACGGCCTTGCACGCACGGATCAGCTCGCCCGGCGAGACGTCCTTGACGAGATAGCCGTCGACGCCGCACGCCAGGCAGCGCTGCATCGATTGCTGCTGCGCGTGAGAGGTGAGGACGACGATCCTGGTCCCCGGCGACGCGATCCGCGCCTGCGCGATGAGGTCGTCGAACTCGGCAGCGAAGTCATCCATGTCGATCAGCAGCAGATCCGGCTGATGGACCGCGATGCTGCCCTCATCGAGGGTCCGCGCGTCGCAGATCACCTCGAGCTCGCGATCGCTCGCCAGCAGATGGCACAGCGCTTTGCCGACGATGCTCTGACTCTCGACGACGATGAGACGGCAGTGCCGAGTAATGGTCGGATTCATCTCGGTCTCCCAGATAAGTGCAGATAGGGTGGGATGGGTCGGGTCGAAAGTCACAGACGGAACGCCGAACGAGGCGCTGGATCGACCGATCGGTGAGGCCAAAGGTCTTGCACCGACCGGGCACCGTTTCGTCCGGAAACATTCCGGAAACACATTGTATCCCGGATCACACGGGGTGACTATCCTAGAAAGTGGGGATTCGGGCCCGTACGTTTGGGCCGAAAGTTCCCAGATTTTTCGGTGTCGCTAGGCACAACGGCCCGAAATCGCACAGTTCCGGCAGATTCTTGATGGTCAATAGTCCCGCGCCGCTTCGTCATCCGCCCCGCGTAGAAGGGACGTCGGGGCCTGCTCGCCCGCCGTGTTTCAAAGTCCTCGGAATGCGGGACGAAAGGGCAGTCTCTGATGTGGAACTAGCAGCGTAGATCATGCGAGCGGAGCGCGCACTCATTCGCGACCATGTCGATGGTCTCAACGGCGCCGGCACGGCATTCGTCTCGATCGTCGCCGACCTCGTCCCCGTCTCGCGTTGGCGCTTCGGCCGGATCCATCTTCCGTATAACGTGGTGCAGTTCGCATGCTCGGAGCCGGACGAGGGGCCGGAGGAGTTCGAACGCTTCAGCATCGCGCACCGTGTCCTGCGTAGACGCGGCGCCGTCGGGTCTGCGATGTGGGCGATCCGCACTACCCCCACGCCGTCGCGATCTCGTTCCCGTACGCGGAAGGACGGGTCGCGGCGATCGTGCTGCTGCGCTCCGCCGAGCTCGGACCCTTCACCGATCACGAGCGGACGCTGCTCGGCGTGGCGCGCGAGATCGGCGAAGAGTGCCTGCCGCTGGGGATCACGACGTCAATGCCGTCGGCCGCGCCGAAGTCGGCGCTCTCGCGGCGCACCGCGCCCGCGATGTTCGTGCTCGATCGCGCGTACCAGGTCGTGATGGGTCCTCGCGCGCACGGCCCCTCGCCGGCGGCGCCCGACGGCGCACGCGAACGGCTGCCTCGCCTCATCGAACAGGAAGTCCGGACGATGACCTCCGCCTGGGCGGCCGATCCCCGAACGTTCGTCAACGCAACGTCCGTCTCGCTTCCGCTGCTCGTGATTCGCGCGCACTCGATGCACGGCCGCGACGGCGCATTCCTCGCCGTCACCGTCGAGAGTCTGCGCGTTCGCCAGGTCCTGCGGCGGGCGAGCGAGGCCTACACGATCACCGCCCGCGAGCTCGAGGTGCTTGCCGCGCTCCTCGACGGCTTACGCACCGAGGAGATCGCGGCGCATCTCGCGATCAGCATCTCCACGGTCAACGATCACGTCAAAAGCCTCGTCGCGCGGACGAAGTCGCAGAACCGCTCGCAGATGCTGGCACGCATCCTCGGATGGTACGGCGCCGAGCCGACGAGCAACCGCGAAGCTTAGCTCACAGCGAGCGGATGTCGCGCGGACGCGCGGGCGGCAGCGCTCCGGTCGTACCCGGGGCGATGCCGTAGGGCCCGATCGAGGACCGCACCGGCTCGACCTTGTTGAGCACGACGCCCACGACGTTGCGTACGCCCGCGTTCTGCAGCCTGCGCAGGCCGCCCGTCGCGCGCGTCGCGTCGGTCTCGCGCGACGCGACGACGTACACGGTGCCCTCCGCGCGACCGCACACCACCGCTGCGTCCATGACGGCTCCGCACGCCGGCGTATCGATCAGCACGGTCTCGTAGCGCTTCTTCGCTTCCTGCAAGAAACGCTCGAACGCCGGCGATTGGAGCAGCGCGAACGGATTCGGGACGCTCGTGCCGGCGACGATCACGTCGAGTCCGGCATGCGGCGTCGTGCGAATCGCTTCGTCGAAGGTCACCGTCCCGACGAGCAGATCGGAGAGCCCGGCCGAGCGCTTCGTGTCGAGGAGCTGGTGCACCGACGGCAAGCGCAGGTCGGCGTCGACGAGCAGAACGCGCGGCCGCAATTCGGCCATCGCGACCGCGGTCTTGAACGCGACCGACGACTTACCGCTTTCGGGATCGGCGCTCGTGAACGCGATCGTCGAGAGCGGTTCGCTGGACGCGTAGCGCAGCGAGGTGACGAGCTGCAGCACGGCGTCGACCATCGTGACCTCGAGCCACCCCGGCCGGCTCGCACGATCGGGAAGCTGCGGGATCGAACTGAGCACCGGGAGGCCGAGCCGCTCCGCGACGTCGCGTTCGGTGCGAATCCGCCCGTCGAGCCGATCGACGACGAAGACCGTCGTCAATCCGATGATCAGCGCCAGGAGTGCGCCGATCGTCATGACGACCAGCGCGTTCGGCGCGACTTCCGCCTGCGCCGCCGAAGCGCGCGCGATGACCGAGACGTCGCTGAGCGTCGTCGTGCTCGCGATGTTCTCTTGGCTCAGCTTCTGCTCCAGGGCGTTGTACACGTCCTCGTCGAGTTTGACCTGGCGCTTGAGGGCGAGCAGTTTCGCGGCTTCCTTCGGCAGCGCACGCAGCGCCGGCATCGCTCCGGCGTGCTGCGCGCGAAGCACGTTCAGCTGGGCCGCATCCGCGGCGATCTGAGCGCTGAGGGTCGCCGCCGTCTGCGTCAACGTCTGCCGCACCGGATTCACGATAGTGGAGGTCTGCGCGACGACGGTCGCAGGCGTCTTGGCGAGCTCGCGCCGGATCTGCGCGTCCTGCGTCTGGAGCGCCTTCACGGTTGGATGCTCGTCGGTATACTGAGCGCGGGCGTTCTGAAGCTGCACGTCGGTTTGCGCGAGCTGCGTCTGCAGCTGGACGACGGCCGGGTTCTGCGCGACTTGATTGCCGCCGCCGATCGTCTCGGTCGTTCCGCCGAGCTCCTGACGAACGACGGCCAACTGTGCCGCGGCTTGTTTCTGGTCGACCTCGGTCGCGGCGATTTTTCGCTCGGTATCGGAAATCGCCGCGATCGTGCTCTGCGTCTGGGCGTCGGCATCCGCAAGGCCGTACTTCGCTTGGAAGGTCGCGAGCATCGCCGCGCTGCGACCGAGCTTCGCCTTCGCTTCCGGGAGCTGCTCGGTGATGAACGCCGCCGCGGATTCGGCTTGCGAAACGACGAGGTCGCGGCGCAGCGCAACGAACGAGTCGGCGAGGGCGTTCGCGATCCGCGCCGAGTCCGCCGCATCGTGCCACGAGACGCCGACGTCGACGATCGCAGTGTTCGTGCGCGGGTGCACGGCGATGTGCCGCGCGAGACGCGCCGTCGTCACCGGGAGGTGCGCGCTGCGGATCGTGCGCTCGAGGACCGGTTCCTCGCGCAGCATCTCGGCGTAGGTTTCCGCCGTTTGTCCTTTCGACGCGTCGAGGATCGCGTTGAGCACCGGCAGGATCGTCTGCTGCGAATCGCCCGTCGCCGTTCTCCCGGCGATCAGCTGCACGTGAGTCGTGTACGACTTCGGTACGAGGAGCACGACGGCTACGGTTGCGATCAGAATCGCCGCTATCGTCGCCGCGAACAGTTTGCCGCGGCGGCGCAGAACGTCCAGCGCCGAGCGACGCGGCGGCCCGTTCGAGACGACGATGCGATCGCTGGTGGGAAGCGCGAGGGTATCCATCAAAATGGCAACCCGACCAGCCGGCGGATCGTGCCGAACAGCAATCCGAAGCCGTCGACCTTCTTCTTCGTTTCCGGGATGAAGATCACGTCATCGGGCGCGAGGACGAGATCCGAGCTCAAGTCGCCGTCCTGCAGCGCGTGGTACAGGTTTACCTCCGTAACCGTCGGCGGGCCGCCTGGTGCGCGCCTCGTCACGCGGATATGATTGAGATCGGCGTTGGCGCTCGAACTGTTGCCGGCTTTCGCAACGGCGATCGCGAGGCGATCGCCTTCGTTCACATCGACATCGCCGGGATGGTCAACCGCCCCCAGTACGCGCACGCGAATCGTCGCGGGCGCCGGCACGTACACTGCCGAGGCGTTCTGTAGGCGGACATCCGAAGTGACGTCTCCCTTTCGCAACAGCCCCTCGAGAGAAACTTCATGGATCTGATCGCCGACGGAGACGCGCGCGACCGGGAGCGGCCCGCTGGTGGGGCCAATCCCTCCTGCCGCTGCCAAAGCATCACTCAGGCGACCGCCGGGCTGAATCGTGTAGCGTCCGGGGGCCTTCACGTTTCCGAGAACGAGCACCGTGTAGGCGGCCTCGGTCTTGATCCCGACCGCGACGTTGGGCTCGCGCACGTACCGCTTGAGGCTGGCGGCTATCAGCGTCGAGGCCTGCGTGGTCGACATCCCGCGCACGACGAGCCGGCCGACGAGCGGGAGGCTGATGCTCCCGTCGGGTGCGACGGTGAGCTGCTGCGAGAGCGCCGTCTCGCCGAACACCTGCACGTCGAGCACGTCGCCGGGCGCGATGGCGGTATCGGCGAGCGCGCAGCGCGCACCGAGCAGGATGGTGAGCGCGAAAAGCGCGCTGATGAATCGTCGCATGTTATCGTGCGTCTCCCGCGCCGCTGTAGACGAGCGTTCCTTCGATGTCGAGCCGCTCGTCGTAGGTGCGGGCGACCGCTTCGGGGATCGGGCTGCCGTCGCTCATGCGGACGAAATCGCGCAGTGACGTGCCGGTCGGATGCGAGTCGTGGTTGGGCGCGCCACGGTGCGCGACGACCGCTTCGAGGCTGATCGTGCGGAAGTCGACGCTCCAACGGCTCTCGCCGCTCGTGTTCGGGCACGTCGAGTGCAGCTGCGCCGCCGAGAACGCCATGACGCCGCCCGGGCGCATCACGATGCGCATCTCGGGATCGAGATCGAGCTGCTCCAGCGCCTTGGGCTGGACCCGCGTATCGGAGCGGACGTGCTTGCGCGCTTCGGCGCGGCCCTCGGCGTTCCAGCGGTAGTAATCGAAGGCGTCCGAACCGTTGCGCACGGCGCGCGACCAGTACTGCGGATGAAACGCCATCCCCGCGCACGCGGCGTGGTCGTAGATCGGCAGCCACCAGTTGATCTGCGCCATCGGCGCCGAGTACCACGTGTCGCGGTGCGGATGATGCGCGTAGGCGACGCCGGAGGTGAGGTATCCGTTGCTCGTCGAGACGCGCATCCGCGGAACGTCGATGTACGTGTCGTCTTCGTCGAAGTCGAGTTCGCGCAGGATCCCGCGAATCGCGTCGCGGGAGCGCGGATCGTGGATGAACGATGACTTCAACGGCGCGAAGCGGTCGACGAACGCCTCGACCTCCATGAAATGCTGCGCGCGCCGAGGGTCGACGCCCTCGAACGCGTTCTCGATCGACGCACGGGCATGATTGACGAAGGCGAGCGTCGCGGGCGAGTGCGCGCGCACGACGATCGCGCCGTCGTACACCGCTTCGATCATGCGATGCGCGTCGAACGCGGGATCGATGTACAAGGTGCTCATCCGACTGCCTCCACCTGTGGCTTCAGGCCCATGGACGCCAACTGCGCGGTGATCTCGGAGACGTACGCCTCGTTCATGACCACGACGAGGTCGGGCGGCGCCGCGGTCAGCGACTCCGGCGCGCGGACTTGGATCCCCGTCGACGGCAGGAAACGCCCTTGCCGGTGCGGGTTGATATCGACAACCGCATCGACGAGTTCCGCGGTGCCGGTCTCGCTCAAAAAGGCGACGCATTTGGAACCCGAGCCCCACACCGCGACGCGTTCGCCGGCGTCCTTGGCGGCCCGGATGGTGTTGCTCCAGCGCCCCATCTCCGCCGAGACGCGCTCGGCGTAGCTCGCCGTGAGCGCGGCGAGCGCTTCGGCGTCCGCCTCGGAACCGCCGGCCGGCGCCGCGCCGTCCGGATTGATGCGTGCTTCGAGCATGACGTACTGGTCGCCGAAGGCGAGCCAAGCATCGTCGACCGTGAACCCGTTCTCGCGGAACAGCCGGGCGAGCGAATCGGTGGTGAAGTACGAGCAATGCTCGTAGTAGACGTCCCAGAACGCGCCCTCGCGGAGCACGCGGCCGACGTCGGGGACTTCGAAGAAGATCCGCGCGTGCGGCGAGCCGGCGAGCGAAGCCCGCAGTGCGCGGACGAAGCCGCGCACGTCGGCGATATGTTCGAGCGTGTGGCGGCAGATCACCGCGTCGGCGTCGAGCAGGCCGGTCTCCTCGCCGAAGAACTCGCGGCGCAGCGTCAACTGAGTCCCGGTCCGCTGCCGCAGCCGGTCCGGCGCGATCGTCGGGTCGAGTCCGAGACCGGCGTTGCCGCCGCGTTCGCAGATCGCGACGAGGAAGTCGCCTTTCCCGCACCCGATCTCGACCACGCGTTTGCCTTGCAGTCCGAAGCGCTCGATGATGTCGTCGACGAGGCCGTCGGCGAACGCCGTGAACGTCGGCGAGAAGCTCTGCTGCTCTTCGTACGAGTCGTCGTAGCGAACCAGCGCCGGATCGAAGCGCGGGTTCTGAATGAAGCCGCAGGCGCGGCAGAACGCGAGTTCCAAGGCGCCGTTCGGCACCCGCAGCGCGTCGGCGCGCTCTTCGAAAACGCGCGCGTTGTTGACCGGGATCGCAGGCGAGCTGAAAAACGAACGCAGGTCGGCGCTGCCGCACGCGCGGCACGAGGCATCAACGGGGAGCGGCGACTCCGCCGCACGCATGTCGAGGGTATTCATTAGACGATCTGCACTTCCGGGATCGGGATGATGAAACGGCCGCCCTGTTCGCGGAACGCAGCTTCCTGCTGCATAATTTCATCCGCGAAGTTCCACGCCAGCAGCAGCAGGTAATCGGGCGGATCCTCGCGCAGGCGCCGCGCCGCGACGATCGGCAGGTGGTTGCCGCCCATGTAACGCCCTTCTTTATGCGCGTTCCGGTCGACGACGTAGTCGATCAGGTCGGTCCCGATCCCGACGTAGCTGCACAGGGTCGTCGCCTTCGCCGCAGCGCCGTAGGCCGCGATGCGTTCGCCCCGCGCGCGCAGCGACCGCAGCAGCGTACCGAGCTCGTCGCGGATCGCGGAGACGCGCTGCGCGAAGTCCGCATAGAACGACCGCTGATCCATCTTGGACGCGAATTCCTGAGCGATGAGCGCGTCGACCCGTTGACGGCGATCGTCGTGCTGCTCGACGAACAGGCGCAGCGAGCCGCCGTGGATCGCGAGCCGCTCGACATCGTTGAGAAAGAGCCCGTGGCGCTTGAACAGCTCGTCGAGCGCGCGCACGGAGAAGTAGCACAGATGCTGGTGGTAGATCGTGTCGAACTCGCACTTCGCAACCAGATCGGCGACGTAGGGTACCTCGATCACCGCGACGCCTTCGCGCTTGAGCAGCACTTTGATCGCCGCGACGAAACCGTTGAGGTCGGGGACGTGCGCGAGCACGTTGTTCGCGAGGAACACGTCGGCGCGCACGCCGAGGCCGTCGCGAAGTTCGCGCGCCAGCTCGAGGTTGAAGAAGGTGTTGAGCGTCGGGATCCCGCGATCCGAGGCGACCTGCGCCGGACCGCTCGCCGGGTCGACGCCGAGCACCGGGATGCCGGCGTCGGCGAACGTCGAGAGCATGTAGCCGTCGTTGCTCGCGGCCTCGACGACCATGCTGTGCGGGCCGAGATGCCGCGTGCTGATCAGCCGCCGCGCGCTCGAGCGGAAATGCTCCATCAGCTGCGACGATACCGACGAATAGTACGGATAGTCGCGGCAGAACAGGATCTCCGGATCGACCGTCTCGGTGATCTGGGCCAGCGTGCAGCGCGGGCAGAAGGTCAACTCCAGCGGTGCTTTGAGCTCGGGTTCGGAAAGCTGTTCCAGCGTGAGCAGACCGTCGGCCAGCGGCGTCTCGCCCAGCGAGAGTACCGGGACGAGACCCTCGGCGTCGCAGGAGCGGCAGGTTGTCGCGGTCATGCGATCGCTTTCTCGACGGATGGGTGCGCGGCGCTCACGCGCAGTTCGCTGTCGAGCACCCCGCGCTCCATCAGCATGCGCACGTGCGCGATGCGCTGGTACCGCTCGCCTTCGAAGTCGGCAGAACTGACGTGGTTCTGCGCGTACGCGTCGAGCAGTTGACCGACGCCGGCACGCACGTCCCAGGTGAGGCGGACGTCCGGGAACGTTGCCGCGAACTTGGAGCAGTCGACGCGGTAGTTGCGCGTGTCGGAGTCGGCGCCTTGCGCGAACGTCACCGTCGCGCCCGGAACCTCTTCGCCCACGATCTGCGCGACCT is a genomic window containing:
- a CDS encoding response regulator transcription factor encodes the protein MNPTITRHCRLIVVESQSIVGKALCHLLASDRELEVICDARTLDEGSIAVHQPDLLLIDMDDFAAEFDDLIAQARIASPGTRIVVLTSHAQQQSMQRCLACGVDGYLVKDVSPGELIRACKAVARGETYFDARVAGGLLRRLKSERPAEDELSLRESEIIRLIAGGLSNKEIGDRLCLSEKTVKNHISRIFSKLQITARTQAAIYAIRNGIA
- a CDS encoding class I SAM-dependent methyltransferase; its protein translation is MNTLDMRAAESPLPVDASCRACGSADLRSFFSSPAIPVNNARVFEERADALRVPNGALELAFCRACGFIQNPRFDPALVRYDDSYEEQQSFSPTFTAFADGLVDDIIERFGLQGKRVVEIGCGKGDFLVAICERGGNAGLGLDPTIAPDRLRQRTGTQLTLRREFFGEETGLLDADAVICRHTLEHIADVRGFVRALRASLAGSPHARIFFEVPDVGRVLREGAFWDVYYEHCSYFTTDSLARLFRENGFTVDDAWLAFGDQYVMLEARINPDGAAPAGGSEADAEALAALTASYAERVSAEMGRWSNTIRAAKDAGERVAVWGSGSKCVAFLSETGTAELVDAVVDINPHRQGRFLPSTGIQVRAPESLTAAPPDLVVVMNEAYVSEITAQLASMGLKPQVEAVG
- a CDS encoding phytanoyl-CoA dioxygenase family protein, whose amino-acid sequence is MSTLYIDPAFDAHRMIEAVYDGAIVVRAHSPATLAFVNHARASIENAFEGVDPRRAQHFMEVEAFVDRFAPLKSSFIHDPRSRDAIRGILRELDFDEDDTYIDVPRMRVSTSNGYLTSGVAYAHHPHRDTWYSAPMAQINWWLPIYDHAACAGMAFHPQYWSRAVRNGSDAFDYYRWNAEGRAEARKHVRSDTRVQPKALEQLDLDPEMRIVMRPGGVMAFSAAQLHSTCPNTSGESRWSVDFRTISLEAVVAHRGAPNHDSHPTGTSLRDFVRMSDGSPIPEAVARTYDERLDIEGTLVYSGAGDAR
- a CDS encoding polysaccharide biosynthesis/export family protein, coding for MRRFISALFALTILLGARCALADTAIAPGDVLDVQVFGETALSQQLTVAPDGSISLPLVGRLVVRGMSTTQASTLIAASLKRYVREPNVAVGIKTEAAYTVLVLGNVKAPGRYTIQPGGRLSDALAAAGGIGPTSGPLPVARVSVGDQIHEVSLEGLLRKGDVTSDVRLQNASAVYVPAPATIRVRVLGAVDHPGDVDVNEGDRLAIAVAKAGNSSSANADLNHIRVTRRAPGGPPTVTEVNLYHALQDGDLSSDLVLAPDDVIFIPETKKKVDGFGLLFGTIRRLVGLPF
- a CDS encoding ABC transporter ATP-binding protein, coding for MSTLEVRDVSMRFGGVLAVDGVSFTARSGEVLGVMGPNGAGKTTLFNVISGVQRPTSGSVMLGEIPLNGKPVHAVAACGVTRTFQTPVMFWGLTVRESVEVALAARAFGGAYPPLPARELIPCGLGLRARRRAEAEVRERADAVLERAGIGAMASRATESLAFGEERLLELARALAVEPTVLLLDEPLSGLNPDEVDAVIASIRRARADGVAVLLVEHAVGELLAVADRVVVLDHGRKIAEGAPDAVASAPLVIDAYLGDELEAPAGDRGGEARVTP
- a CDS encoding branched-chain amino acid ABC transporter permease, which translates into the protein MLLRPSHAYGRSALAVLAVVAALVWVLPSYYTGLLTQIGLYALVTIGLNLFMGYAGQVSLGQAAFFGIGAYTSAALAVKAHLTPWLGMIGGALLAALIAYALSFVALRLRENLLALATLALGIVINVVFNEWEFIGGSSGFKDIPGFAIGAFAFDQRAYAILAWSMLAIGIWFAGNLVRSSFGRSLVAISAGELGAEALGVDAERLKRQTFVLSAAYAGIAGAIYASQASYIDPSSFSFLLSVNFVLMSVIGGIRSLWGAVIGAALVVVLGQVLQTFVPIVLPNARGDFQSFFLGAILIAMLILLPRGIAGARGEAARA
- a CDS encoding GumC family protein, giving the protein MDTLALPTSDRIVVSNGPPRRSALDVLRRRGKLFAATIAAILIATVAVVLLVPKSYTTHVQLIAGRTATGDSQQTILPVLNAILDASKGQTAETYAEMLREEPVLERTIRSAHLPVTTARLARHIAVHPRTNTAIVDVGVSWHDAADSARIANALADSFVALRRDLVVSQAESAAAFITEQLPEAKAKLGRSAAMLATFQAKYGLADADAQTQSTIAAISDTERKIAATEVDQKQAAAQLAVVRQELGGTTETIGGGNQVAQNPAVVQLQTQLAQTDVQLQNARAQYTDEHPTVKALQTQDAQIRRELAKTPATVVAQTSTIVNPVRQTLTQTAATLSAQIAADAAQLNVLRAQHAGAMPALRALPKEAAKLLALKRQVKLDEDVYNALEQKLSQENIASTTTLSDVSVIARASAAQAEVAPNALVVMTIGALLALIIGLTTVFVVDRLDGRIRTERDVAERLGLPVLSSIPQLPDRASRPGWLEVTMVDAVLQLVTSLRYASSEPLSTIAFTSADPESGKSSVAFKTAVAMAELRPRVLLVDADLRLPSVHQLLDTKRSAGLSDLLVGTVTFDEAIRTTPHAGLDVIVAGTSVPNPFALLQSPAFERFLQEAKKRYETVLIDTPACGAVMDAAVVCGRAEGTVYVVASRETDATRATGGLRRLQNAGVRNVVGVVLNKVEPVRSSIGPYGIAPGTTGALPPARPRDIRSL
- a CDS encoding branched-chain amino acid ABC transporter permease — translated: MTAQVWQYVLAGIEVGAIYALIAAGFVLIYQVTGLINFAQGEFAMIGAMTASSLATAGMPVFAATALAVAVAAAVGGICYLAAIRPARASTGVTLIFITLGLDVALRGLALFVWGTNPLSLTPFTGGTALTIFGGVLPPQASWVFGTDVVVFAALYVFFRRTYTGTAVRAAVANPPIASTFGIPLRTFALWSFVAAAAIGGLGGVVIAPITSATYDMGLTLGLAGFVAAVLGGLESLPGALVGGFVLGIVVKVAGGLLSTGWEEGVGFLILVLVLVVRPQGLLGRAVRRA
- a CDS encoding class I SAM-dependent methyltransferase; the protein is MTATTCRSCDAEGLVPVLSLGETPLADGLLTLEQLSEPELKAPLELTFCPRCTLAQITETVDPEILFCRDYPYYSSVSSQLMEHFRSSARRLISTRHLGPHSMVVEAASNDGYMLSTFADAGIPVLGVDPASGPAQVASDRGIPTLNTFFNLELARELRDGLGVRADVFLANNVLAHVPDLNGFVAAIKVLLKREGVAVIEVPYVADLVAKCEFDTIYHQHLCYFSVRALDELFKRHGLFLNDVERLAIHGGSLRLFVEQHDDRRQRVDALIAQEFASKMDQRSFYADFAQRVSAIRDELGTLLRSLRARGERIAAYGAAAKATTLCSYVGIGTDLIDYVVDRNAHKEGRYMGGNHLPIVAARRLREDPPDYLLLLAWNFADEIMQQEAAFREQGGRFIIPIPEVQIV
- a CDS encoding response regulator transcription factor; the encoded protein is MGDPHYPHAVAISFPYAEGRVAAIVLLRSAELGPFTDHERTLLGVAREIGEECLPLGITTSMPSAAPKSALSRRTAPAMFVLDRAYQVVMGPRAHGPSPAAPDGARERLPRLIEQEVRTMTSAWAADPRTFVNATSVSLPLLVIRAHSMHGRDGAFLAVTVESLRVRQVLRRASEAYTITARELEVLAALLDGLRTEEIAAHLAISISTVNDHVKSLVARTKSQNRSQMLARILGWYGAEPTSNREA